The genomic interval GGTTGATCACGGGAAGCACGCCCGGCATGCCCTGGCAGACCGGGCACGTCTGACTGTTCGGCGCCCCGCCGAACGCCGCCGGGCAGCCGCAGAAGAGCTTCGCGCGGGTGGCGAGCTGGACGTGGGCCTCCAGCCCGATGACGACCTCGTAGTCAGTCACTTCTTCCCACCTATCTTTTCTCGAATTTCAGCAACTATCGCCTTTGCGTCCCGGAGCGCGCCCTGGGCATCCGCCTGTGTCGGTTCCCCTGGCGATTTCCGCCCACAGAACGTATCGGGTCAAAAGTTCCAGATCTCGCTCCACCTGCCAAAGCGGCACCATTCCCACCCGCTGAACCTCGCGACCGCCCACGAGACCCGACAGGCGTGGAAGTTTCTCCAGCATCAAGGAAGTAAACGTGTCATCCATTGCTAAAGGCAGGTTTCTTTCGACACCAGTCGGTGGCCTGCTCGTAGGCGTACGCGACCCGGAGGAGGGTCGCCTCGTCGAAGGGCTTGCCGATGAGCTGGAGGCCGATGGGGAGCCCGGCGAGGGTGAAGCCGCACGGGAGCGAGATGCCCGGCAGCCCTGCCAGGTTCACCGGGATCGTGAAGATGTCGTTCAGGTACATCTGGAGCGGGTCCTCCTTCTCGCCGAGCTTGAAGGCCACGTTGGGGGTGGTCGGGCAGACGATCAGATCGACGCGCGCGAAGGCCTGCTCGAAGTCCCTGCGCACCAGCGTCCGGACCCGCTGGGCCTTGCCGTAGTACGCCTCGTAGTAGCCGGCCGACAGCGCGTAGGTCCCCAGCATGACCCGCCGCTTCACCTCGGCGCCGAACCCGTGGGCCCGGGTCCGCCCGTACATCTCGACGAGGTCCTTGCCGCCCCGGGCGCGATACCCGTACTTGACCCCGTCGTAGCGTGCGAGGTTCGATGAGGCTTCGGCGGGAGCGATCAGGTAGTAGGCCGCCAGGGCGTAGTCGGTGCTCGGGAGCGAGACCGGCTCGGTCCGCGCGCCGAGCGTCTCGAGCACGCGGACCGCCTCCCGCACGACCCGGTCGACCTCCGGGTCCATCCCCTCGATGAAGTACTCGCTGGGGATGCCGAGGCGGAGGCCGGTGGCCCCCTGGCCGAGCGCCGCCAGGTAATCGGGGACCGGCACGTCGGCGGACGTGGAATCCATGGGGTCGTGGCCGGCGGTGGCCTGGAGGAGAAGCGCGGCATCGGCTACGTCCTTGGCGAGAGGCCCGATCTGGTCGAGGGACGAGGCGAAGGCCACCAGCCCGTAGCGGGAGACGCGTCCGTAGGTCGGCTTGAGGCCCACGATGCCGCAGAAGGCAGCCGGCTGCCGGATCGACCCACCCGTGTCGGTTCCCAGAGCCCCGGCTGCGAGGTCTGCCGCCACGGCTGCGGCGGACCCTCCGGAGGAGCCGCCCGGGACACGGTCCAGGTCCCACGGGTTCCGCGTCGGGAAGAAGGCCGAGTTCTCCGTCGAGGAGCCCATCGCGAACTCGTCCATGTTGGCCTTCCCGAGGATCACCGCGCCGGCCGCGTTGAGGCGCTCCACCACGGTGGCGTCGTAGGGAGGGACGAACCTCTCCAGGATCTTCGAGCCGCAGGTGGTCCGGACGCCGCGGGTGCAGATCACGTCCTTGATCGCGAGCGGAACGCCGTCGAGCGGTCCGAGGGGGTTACCCGCCTTCATCCGCTTGTCTGCTGCGTCGGCCTGAGCCAGCGCCTGCTCGCGGGTCACGGTCAGATAGGCCCGCACGCTCGCGTCCAGGGCGTCGATGCGGGCGAGGTAGGCCTGAGCAACCTGCGAGGGAGTGGTCTCGCCGCTCATGTACCGGTCGGCGATCTCGTGGATCGTCAGCGCGCTCGGATCCTGCATCGGACCTCCGTCCCTACTCCTCGATGATCTTGGGTACGCGGAAGAGGTCACCGTCCCGCTCGGGGGCGTTGGCGAGCATCTCACCGACGGAAAAGCAGGGGCGCACCTCGTCCTCCCGCATCACGTTCACGATGGGGACGGCATGGGACATCGGCTCGACGCCTTCGGTCTCGAGCCGGCGGAGCTTGTCGATGTAAGTCAGGATCGCGTCGAGCTGGGAGCGCATGCGCTCCTTCTCGGCCTCGGAGAGGTCGAGCCGCGCCAGCCGCGCCACATGCTCGACTTCTGCAAGCGTCATCTTCGGCTCGGCCATGGTGCTACCGCGTCAAAGCCTCCGCTTGTCCCTGAGCCACACCGCGACGAGGACGAAGCGCCGAAGCCGCCGCCACATGCCAGCAAACGCTCTGGGACCTGCGGGTGGCAGGGCGATGAGGCCCCCCGCCGCGTGGAGCGGCAGGGGTTCCCCACGGGGGGATGGGTGACGCGAGCACGGCGGGGGTGATCGCCGGGACAGGACCCGCAGGCCCACGTCAGATCTCCTCGAGCTGAGCGTACTGGAGGGAGAGCCGCTTCCGGCCCACGCTCCCGAAGTGGACGGTGACGATCACGTCGGAGCCATCGCGCTCGATCCCGACCAGGAGCCCCTCGCCCCACCGGGCATGGCGCAGCCGCGCGCCCACGCGGAGGGGAAACTCCTCGTCTCCAGGCCCCGCGGTATCCGGGGGAGCGGCGGGGCGCGCGGGTGCGGAACCGTTGAGCAGGACGACCTGGTCTTCCGGGATCTCCAGGAGGAAGCGCGACGGCTCGCCCAGGCCGTAGCCGTGCAGGCGGCGGTGGAGCGCGTAGGAGAGGAAGAGCCGGGTCTTGGCCCGCGTGAGCCCGACGTAGCAGAGCCGGCGCTCCTCCTCCAGCTCCTCGATGTCGTTGAGGGACTTGATGTGGGGAAAGACACCCTCCTCCATCCCGGTGAGAAAGACCACCGGGAACTCGAGCCCCTTGGCGGAGTGGAGCGTCATGAGGGTCACCGCGCCGCGCTCCTCCGGAAGCTCGTCCACGTCGGAGACGAGCGAGACCGTGTCCAGGAACGCCTCCAGGGTCGCCTCCCCCCGGGCGCGCTGGAACTCCTCCGCGGCGGCGACCAGCTCCTCCAGGTTTTCCAGCCGCTCCTCGGCCTCCGCAGTCCGCTCCTGCTTGAGCGCCTCCCGGTAGCCGGAGGCGGTCAGCACTTCGTCGATGAACTGCGGGACCGGCACCGCCGCCTTCCTCGCTCCGAGGTCGGCGATCAACCGGGCGAACTCCTCAAGGCCCCGCCGCGGCTTACCGCCGAGGTCGGGCGGCAGCCGCGGGCACGCCTCGAGCAGGGAGGTTCCCGCGAGCTTCGCCGCCTGCTCCAGGCGAAGCAGGCTGGCCTTGCCGATGCCCCGGCTCGGCGCCGCGATCGCGCGGCGGAACGCGACGTCGTCGCTCACGTTGACGACCAGACGGAGGTAGGCCAGCGTGTCCTTGATCTCCTTGCGCTCGTAAAAGCGGACTCCGCCGACGATCACGTACGGGATGCCGGCCAGCCTGAGCGCCTCCTCGAGCACCCGCGACTGGGCGTTCGTCCGGTAGAAGACCGCGGTCTCCCGCTCTGTCGTCCCTTCGGCGCGGAGGCGGCGGATCGTCGCGGCGACGAAGGTGGCCTCGTCGTGCTCGTCCCAGGCCCGGTAGACCGCTGCCGGCTCCCCCTCCCGGTTCTCCGTCCACAGGGTCTTGGCCTTCCGTCCCACGTTGTTGGCGATCACCCGATCCGCGATGCCGAGGATCCGCTTCGTGGAGCGGTAGTTCTGCTCGAGCTTCACCACGCGACACCCCGGAAAGTCGCGCTCGAAGTCCAGGATGTTTCGAAGGTCGGCGCCACGCCATCTATAGATGGAATTGTGGACTAACAAACCATTGGCGGCGTAATTTTTCAGATTCTCAACGGACAGGTCGTATACCGGTCCCCGATAGCGCTGGAACTCAACCGCCGAAACTCTCGTTTCACATGCGTTCCCATCGCGTAGCGCCGGGACCACCATTCCAGGACGGATATGACTTGCTGGCATAAGCTGAAATGCTTTTCCCCGCGTCATCCTCGCCCGAAGCACCAGGTCCGCGTCCGCGACCTGACACAGGCTCCTCGCGAATGCCACGCCCTTGTCATAGTCTTTCCGCGATGTTTCCACTCGCCACGTTCGCAGCTTCCCGCTTCGCGCTTTTGCAACGAGCGAAACAGCCTCCCGCGACGATCCATCGGAGCTGACCAGCTGGATACGATGCTCGTGCCACGGACGCTTCTGGTGCGGCCTGGGATCCCCAAACATCGTAAAGCCAACGATCTTCCGCGAAATTCCCCCGCGCGTGACGGCACGCGGTCTGTGATGCGGGTATTCGGGGAACAGGAAGAGGTCCGTCATCAACCCTTCAGCTCGCGACCGCGTGTCGATCTCTTTGAAGAGGCGATCGATATGGCGCTGCGTGAGGGCCATTCTTCGGCCTCGTAGGTGAAAGACCATAGTCGGCAGGCCGTACAATGCCGCGAAGTACGACTCGGAGTACTGGGCGTCCGCTGCAGAATCGCATACGGTCAGAATCCATAGCTTATCTGTGACTTCCTGGTTTGCCCGGATCTTTAAACCGGAAACAATTGCGCCCGAATCTCCGGCTCGTACGCCGCGAGTGATCCCAATACGGTAACCGAAGTTATTCCGATACATCAGATAGACGTAATGCCGCTTGGGATCGGGTTCGAGCCTGGCGAAGAGGAGGTGGTTTGGCGTGGCCCTCAGTTCACCGCCATCCTCCGTCTTAATCGAGATAACCGTTCCATCGAACTCGTTCCGCCTTACGGCTTCGACTTTAGCTAGGCTGGTTGAATTCCAGCCAGAGCCAGCTACCACCAGTCCGCCCTCCCGGATCTCTTCAACAGGCTTTGGTCCTTCGGGGGTGCCAATCAAAGTCCCTCCCACCCCGCACTGGTCGTCATCGCCGACGACGCAGAGGTTCCGGTGCTCGGCGGTGAGGAGCTGGACGATCCGGTACTGGGCGCGGTTGGTGTCCTGGTACTCGTCCACCAGGAGGTATCTCCAGAGGCCGCGGTACCAGGCCAGGACCTCGGGCACCTTCTCGAAGAGCCGGACCGTGACGAGCAGCAGGTCGTCGAAGTCGAGGGCGCGCGCCTCGGCCAGCCGCGCCTGGTAGCGCCGGAAGAGGAGCGCGATCTGGTGCTCGCGCGGCGTCCGCGCTTCGCGCTCGACCTGCTCCAGCGCGAGCATCTGGTTCTTGGCGTGGCTGATCGCGTGGATGACCTGCGCCGCCGGCAGCGCCCGCTCGTCCAGCTCCTCCGCCCGCAGGCACTCCTTGACCAGCGTCAGGCGATCGTCCTCGTCGTAGATCACGAAGCTCGGCGACAGCCCGAGGTGCCGGACGTGCTCGCGGAGGATTCTGACGCAGGTCGAGTGAAAGGTGGCGATCAAGGGGGGCCGGATCCCAAACGGGAGGAGCAGGTCCTCGACCCGGCGGCGCATCTCTTCCGCGGCCTTGTTCGTGAAGGTCACGGCCAGGACGTTCCGGGGGTGGACGCCCTTGACCGCCAGGAGGTACGCGATCCGGTGCGCGATGACCCGGGTCTTCCCGCTCCCGGCCCCGGCGACGACCAGGAGCGGTCCCTCCGTCGCGGTGACCGCCTCCCGCTGGGGAGGGTTCAGCTCACGCAGGATCGCATCGGCGTCCACCGGAGGGCGCGGCATGGGCTTTTACGATACCACAGGCGGCCCACACCGGGGTGTCCCACCGAGCGAATCCGACGCGACCACCTTCGGTGGTGCCCGGCGGCGGCAAAGCGCAGAGCGCTGGAGCGCTCCGAGCGGCTCAACCGAGTTGGGCTGCGAGGACTAACCCCCGCAGCGGGGGGATGGGGGGACCAGCAAAAGCGCCCGAGCCGGGCGGGTACCCGGGCCAGAGGCCCGGGTGCGCCGGAGGGCGTGGGTGCGCCGTCGAGGCGAGGAGGTCTGAGCGAGCGTGACATGCCCGGCGTGGGCCGATCGCATTGCTACTCCACCGTCACGCTCTTCGCCAGGTTCCTCGGCTGGTCCACGTCGCACCCGCGGCGGACCGCCACGTGGTAGGCGAGGAGCTGGAGCGGAAGCACCATCAGGATCGGCGAGAGCAGGTCCACGGTCGCGGGGACGTACACGACGCGATCGGCCCGCGCTGAGATCTCGCGATCCCCTGTATGAGCGACCGCGATCACCCGGCCGTCACGCGCCCGGACCTCCTCGATGTTCCCCAGCATCCGCTCGTAGGTCCCGTCGCGTGGGGCCACCGCCACCACGGGCATGCTCTCGTCGATCAGCGCGATGGGGCCGTGCTTCATCTCGCCCGCGGGGTAGCCCTCGGCGTGGATGTACGAGAGCTCCTTCAGCTTGAGGGCCCCCTCGAGCGCGATGGGGTAGTGGATGCCGCGCCCCAGGTAGAGGAAGTTCCTGTACTGGAACAGCTCGCGGGCGAGGTCGGCCAGCTGGGCGTCCAGCTCCAGGGTCGCCTCCATCAACCGCGGGATCTCCAGCAGATCCTGGATCCGCTTGCGCCCCTCCTCCGCCGTGAGCGAACCGCGCTGCCGGCCGAGGTGGAGCGCCAGGAGGTAGCACGCGGCCATGGTCGCGGTGAAGGTCTTGGTCGAGGCCACACCGATTTCGGGACCGGCGTGGGTGTAGAGGACCCCGGTGGCCTCGCGCGCGAGCGCCGAGCCCACCACGTTGGTGATGGCGAGGACCGGCGTCCCCTTGGCCCGGGCGGTCTTCACCGCGCCGAGGGTGTCCGCGGTCTCCCCGGACTGGGAGATGGCGACGACCAGGGTCTCGGGCCCAACCGGCGCGTCCCGGTGGCGGAACTCGGAGCCGAGGTCCACCTCGGAGGGGATTCCCGCGAGCCGCTCCAGCATGTGCCGCCCGACGACGGCCGCATGGTAGGACGTCCCGCAGGCCAGGAGCACGATGCGCTGGACGGCCTCAAGCGTCGAGGGGTCCAGGTTCGTATCGGGCAGGATCAGGCTTCCGCTCTCGGGGACGACCCGCCCGCGGAACGTGTCGGTCACCGCGCGCGGCTGCTCGAAGATCTCCTTGAGCATGAAGTGGCGGTACCCGCCCTTCTCGGCCATGATGGGATCCCAGAGGATGCGGGTCGGGGTGCGCTGGACGGGCTCTCCGCTCAGGGTGGAGACCTCGACCCCTTCGCGCCTGACCACGGCCACCTCCTCGTCCTCCAGGATCACCACGTCGCGTGTGTGTGACAGGATGGCCGGGATGTCCGAGGCGACGAAGGTCTCCCCCGAACCCAACCCCACGACGACGCTGCCGGCGCCGGTCTTCGCCGCGACCAGCCGGTCGGGGGCGTGGGTCGACACGACCCCGATCGCGTACGAGCCCTTGAGCTCACGGAGGGCGCGCCGCACCGCTTCGTCGAGCCGGGTGGTGTCGCGGAGGTGGCGCTCGACCAGGTGGGCGAGCACCTCGGTGTCGGTCTCCGAGCTGAAGCGGTGCCCTTCGGCGTGGAGCCGCTCTTTTATCGGCAAGTAATTCTCCAGAATCCCGTTGTGAACAACGACCAGGCTCCCGGTGCAGTCGGTGTGGGGGTGCGCGTTCTCCTCAGAGGGGCGCCCGTGGGTTGCCCAGCGCGTGTGGCCGACACCGACGCTCCCCGCGACCGGCTGCTCTTTCAGGATCCCCTCCAGCGTCTTGATCTTTCCCGCGCTCCGCCTCACCTGGAGGCCCCGGGCGCCCAGGACCGCGACGCCCGCCGAGTCGTAGCCGCGGTACTCCAGGCGCTTCAGGCCGTCCAGGATGATGCCCACGGCGCTCCGCTCACCGACGTATCCCACGATCCCGCACATAGCTAATCTCGGAGGGGGGCCACCCAGGCACCCCCACGCCTTCGGCGTGGACGCCCGGCTACCCGCCCCTTCCGATGCCTCCCCCCACTGTAGTTCGAGCGTGGCGGCGTCGGCCTTGCCGTGAGGCAGGCCCGCCGCCGCGCGAGGCCCGAATTAATCTGCGCGGGCAAAGCCCGCGCTCGAACACCCATCTCTACCGTCATTCCTGCTCTTTCCTTTTCTTCCGCCGGCGCGCGGCCCACCCTTCCTTGACGACCTGCCGTCCGCGCCCCACCGCGAGCGCCCCCGGCGGCACGTCCTTGGTGATCGTGGAGCCGGCGCCCACGTAGGCGCCCTCGCCGATGGTGATCGGGGCGACCAGGCTCGAGTTGGTCCCGACGAAGGCGCGATCGGCGATCCGGGTCTCGTGCTTCGCCACGCCGTCGTAGTTGCAGGTGATGGTCCCGGCGCCGATGTTGACCTCATCCCCCACCGTGGCGTCGCCGACATAGGAAACATGATGAATCTTGGTGCGGCGGCCGACCCGCGACTTCTTCAGCTCGGCGAAGTTCCCGATCTCGGCCTTTGGCCCGATATGGCATCCGGGGCGAAGATGACAGAAGGGACCCAGGGCCGCCTCGTCTTCGACGACCGCCTCCGTGAGGATACAGTAGGGCTTCAACACCACCCGGTCGCCCAGACGGCTGGACACGACTACCGAGCCGAGCCCGATCACGCATTCGGGGCCGATGGCGGTGACCCCCTCCAGCACGACCCCGGGATAGATGACCGTGTCCGGCCCCACCGACACCGTGTCGTCGACGTAGGTCGTCGCCGGATCCAGTACCGTCACACCCTCGGCCATGAGGCGATCCAGGACGCGCCCACGAAGGAGCGCAGCTACCTGGGCGAGTTGCTTCCGGTTGTTGATCGTGAGCGCCTCGGCGGGATCAGAGGTCGGAACGGCCTCGACCTTCTTCCCCTGTCGGGCGAGGATCTCGACCACGTCGGTCAGGTAGTACTCGCCTTGGTCATTTTCGGGGCGCACCTGCTCCAGCGCCGGCCAGAGCAGGGTCGGGTCGAAGCAGTAGATGGCGGTCGCGATCTCATTGATCTTCTTCTGCTCCGGGTAGGCGTCCCGCTCCTCCACGATCCCGACGACC from Candidatus Rokuibacteriota bacterium carries:
- the gatA gene encoding Asp-tRNA(Asn)/Glu-tRNA(Gln) amidotransferase subunit GatA is translated as MQDPSALTIHEIADRYMSGETTPSQVAQAYLARIDALDASVRAYLTVTREQALAQADAADKRMKAGNPLGPLDGVPLAIKDVICTRGVRTTCGSKILERFVPPYDATVVERLNAAGAVILGKANMDEFAMGSSTENSAFFPTRNPWDLDRVPGGSSGGSAAAVAADLAAGALGTDTGGSIRQPAAFCGIVGLKPTYGRVSRYGLVAFASSLDQIGPLAKDVADAALLLQATAGHDPMDSTSADVPVPDYLAALGQGATGLRLGIPSEYFIEGMDPEVDRVVREAVRVLETLGARTEPVSLPSTDYALAAYYLIAPAEASSNLARYDGVKYGYRARGGKDLVEMYGRTRAHGFGAEVKRRVMLGTYALSAGYYEAYYGKAQRVRTLVRRDFEQAFARVDLIVCPTTPNVAFKLGEKEDPLQMYLNDIFTIPVNLAGLPGISLPCGFTLAGLPIGLQLIGKPFDEATLLRVAYAYEQATDWCRKKPAFSNG
- the gatC gene encoding Asp-tRNA(Asn)/Glu-tRNA(Gln) amidotransferase subunit GatC — its product is MAEPKMTLAEVEHVARLARLDLSEAEKERMRSQLDAILTYIDKLRRLETEGVEPMSHAVPIVNVMREDEVRPCFSVGEMLANAPERDGDLFRVPKIIEE
- a CDS encoding UvrD-helicase domain-containing protein; its protein translation is MPRPPVDADAILRELNPPQREAVTATEGPLLVVAGAGSGKTRVIAHRIAYLLAVKGVHPRNVLAVTFTNKAAEEMRRRVEDLLLPFGIRPPLIATFHSTCVRILREHVRHLGLSPSFVIYDEDDRLTLVKECLRAEELDERALPAAQVIHAISHAKNQMLALEQVEREARTPREHQIALLFRRYQARLAEARALDFDDLLLVTVRLFEKVPEVLAWYRGLWRYLLVDEYQDTNRAQYRIVQLLTAEHRNLCVVGDDDQCGVGGTLIGTPEGPKPVEEIREGGLVVAGSGWNSTSLAKVEAVRRNEFDGTVISIKTEDGGELRATPNHLLFARLEPDPKRHYVYLMYRNNFGYRIGITRGVRAGDSGAIVSGLKIRANQEVTDKLWILTVCDSAADAQYSESYFAALYGLPTMVFHLRGRRMALTQRHIDRLFKEIDTRSRAEGLMTDLFLFPEYPHHRPRAVTRGGISRKIVGFTMFGDPRPHQKRPWHEHRIQLVSSDGSSREAVSLVAKARSGKLRTWRVETSRKDYDKGVAFARSLCQVADADLVLRARMTRGKAFQLMPASHIRPGMVVPALRDGNACETRVSAVEFQRYRGPVYDLSVENLKNYAANGLLVHNSIYRWRGADLRNILDFERDFPGCRVVKLEQNYRSTKRILGIADRVIANNVGRKAKTLWTENREGEPAAVYRAWDEHDEATFVAATIRRLRAEGTTERETAVFYRTNAQSRVLEEALRLAGIPYVIVGGVRFYERKEIKDTLAYLRLVVNVSDDVAFRRAIAAPSRGIGKASLLRLEQAAKLAGTSLLEACPRLPPDLGGKPRRGLEEFARLIADLGARKAAVPVPQFIDEVLTASGYREALKQERTAEAEERLENLEELVAAAEEFQRARGEATLEAFLDTVSLVSDVDELPEERGAVTLMTLHSAKGLEFPVVFLTGMEEGVFPHIKSLNDIEELEEERRLCYVGLTRAKTRLFLSYALHRRLHGYGLGEPSRFLLEIPEDQVVLLNGSAPARPAAPPDTAGPGDEEFPLRVGARLRHARWGEGLLVGIERDGSDVIVTVHFGSVGRKRLSLQYAQLEEI
- the glmS gene encoding glutamine--fructose-6-phosphate transaminase (isomerizing), producing MCGIVGYVGERSAVGIILDGLKRLEYRGYDSAGVAVLGARGLQVRRSAGKIKTLEGILKEQPVAGSVGVGHTRWATHGRPSEENAHPHTDCTGSLVVVHNGILENYLPIKERLHAEGHRFSSETDTEVLAHLVERHLRDTTRLDEAVRRALRELKGSYAIGVVSTHAPDRLVAAKTGAGSVVVGLGSGETFVASDIPAILSHTRDVVILEDEEVAVVRREGVEVSTLSGEPVQRTPTRILWDPIMAEKGGYRHFMLKEIFEQPRAVTDTFRGRVVPESGSLILPDTNLDPSTLEAVQRIVLLACGTSYHAAVVGRHMLERLAGIPSEVDLGSEFRHRDAPVGPETLVVAISQSGETADTLGAVKTARAKGTPVLAITNVVGSALAREATGVLYTHAGPEIGVASTKTFTATMAACYLLALHLGRQRGSLTAEEGRKRIQDLLEIPRLMEATLELDAQLADLARELFQYRNFLYLGRGIHYPIALEGALKLKELSYIHAEGYPAGEMKHGPIALIDESMPVVAVAPRDGTYERMLGNIEEVRARDGRVIAVAHTGDREISARADRVVYVPATVDLLSPILMVLPLQLLAYHVAVRRGCDVDQPRNLAKSVTVE
- the glmU gene encoding bifunctional UDP-N-acetylglucosamine diphosphorylase/glucosamine-1-phosphate N-acetyltransferase GlmU, which produces MGEGNAVDGLTTVILAAGASKRMRSQRPKVLHPLAGRPLVAYPVNLARHLGGSIVVVVGRQAEEVRRALEPAADLTFIEQKEPLGTGHALREARGACGDGGETILVLPADHPLLAEATLRRLVEHHRATNAAVTLLTAVVDDPTGLGRILRDQGRVVGIVEERDAYPEQKKINEIATAIYCFDPTLLWPALEQVRPENDQGEYYLTDVVEILARQGKKVEAVPTSDPAEALTINNRKQLAQVAALLRGRVLDRLMAEGVTVLDPATTYVDDTVSVGPDTVIYPGVVLEGVTAIGPECVIGLGSVVVSSRLGDRVVLKPYCILTEAVVEDEAALGPFCHLRPGCHIGPKAEIGNFAELKKSRVGRRTKIHHVSYVGDATVGDEVNIGAGTITCNYDGVAKHETRIADRAFVGTNSSLVAPITIGEGAYVGAGSTITKDVPPGALAVGRGRQVVKEGWAARRRKKRKEQE